A part of Variovorax sp. HW608 genomic DNA contains:
- the egtD gene encoding L-histidine N(alpha)-methyltransferase, which translates to MQTHAFNVHAFRAAQRAAPLSDFARELHAGLSQPQRCISPKFFYDAAGSALFDRICELPEYYPTRTEVRILTECAPEIAAQIGPHAEIVEFGAGSLTKVRLLLDALDSPRRYVPIDISGEHLEAAVERLRTDYPQLAVQPMVADYTMPLVLPSREKAAGQRVGFFPGSTLGNFSPEEALAFLQLACRLLRGGGLLLGVDLVKDPALLHAAYNDAQGVTAAFNLNLLRRANRELDTDFEPDGFTHAAFYNAPLNRIEMHLVSRRAQTVMLDGQRFVFAEGETIHTENSYKFTGESLRALAIEAGFRPAAVWTDPDRLFSVHWLQARD; encoded by the coding sequence ATGCAAACGCATGCTTTCAACGTCCACGCCTTTCGCGCGGCGCAGCGCGCGGCGCCGCTGTCCGATTTCGCGCGCGAGCTCCATGCGGGCCTTTCCCAGCCGCAGCGCTGCATCTCGCCGAAGTTCTTCTACGACGCCGCGGGCTCGGCGCTGTTCGACCGCATCTGCGAGCTGCCCGAGTACTACCCCACGCGCACCGAGGTGCGCATCCTCACCGAATGCGCGCCCGAGATCGCGGCGCAGATCGGGCCGCATGCCGAGATCGTCGAGTTCGGCGCGGGCTCGCTCACCAAGGTGCGGCTGCTGCTCGATGCGCTCGATTCGCCCCGGCGTTACGTGCCGATCGACATCTCCGGCGAACACCTCGAAGCGGCCGTCGAACGCCTGCGCACCGACTATCCGCAACTCGCGGTGCAGCCGATGGTGGCCGACTACACCATGCCGCTGGTGCTGCCTTCGCGCGAGAAGGCGGCAGGGCAGCGCGTCGGTTTCTTCCCGGGTTCCACGCTGGGCAACTTCAGCCCCGAGGAGGCGCTCGCCTTCCTCCAGCTTGCGTGCCGGCTGCTGCGCGGTGGCGGCCTGCTGCTGGGGGTCGATCTGGTCAAGGACCCGGCATTGCTGCACGCCGCATACAACGACGCGCAGGGCGTGACGGCGGCGTTCAACCTCAACCTGCTGCGGCGCGCCAACCGTGAGCTCGACACCGACTTCGAGCCCGACGGCTTCACGCATGCGGCCTTCTACAACGCGCCGCTGAACCGGATCGAGATGCATCTGGTGAGCCGCCGTGCGCAGACCGTCATGCTCGACGGTCAGCGCTTCGTCTTCGCGGAAGGCGAGACGATCCATACCGAGAACTCGTACAAGTTCACCGGCGAAAGCCTGCGCGCGCTGGCAATCGAGGCGGGCTTCCGGCCCGCGGCGGTGTGGACCGATCCGGATCGCCTTTTCAGCGTGCACTGGCTCCAGGCGAGGGATTGA
- a CDS encoding DcaP family trimeric outer membrane transporter codes for MRKSLWTLAIVTSVLAVPMAHAADPQVDELKAQLQQALKTIEDMQRRVETLERQQQAQQPAPAAAQAPAGAPAGAPAGALVIAPRSVADENAPDKDKAHVEFYGQVMIDAIYDAKRMNPQWAATLRPSQIPVNCPGDAGCGKDGATTFSVRQSSLGFKSFIPTTYGQIKTDVSFDLFGSDGGTHVHWLNVWGELGAFGVGQYYSNFMDIDVFPNTIDYWGPSGMMFLRNPQLRYTPLDRDGMKVALSLEAPNSAIDTGKLTQVDPAFGTGIQPWNRTPDAIASFRLEGDWGHARAAGMVREVGYQFVNTPGANPSGHKTGYGVNLSGAFKFFGGKDSMTWQAAYGHAIASYANDGGVDLAPGATLRAETVPSAAWLLYYNHAWSAQWSSAIGYSEHRQSNTDGQFGSAFHKGSYASANVLFYPTKNITTGLEYLWGRRENKDGASEPDSRLQFSTKVTF; via the coding sequence ATGAGGAAATCGCTTTGGACTCTTGCGATCGTCACAAGCGTGCTGGCCGTGCCCATGGCCCACGCCGCCGACCCGCAGGTGGATGAACTCAAGGCCCAGCTTCAGCAGGCCTTGAAGACGATCGAGGACATGCAGCGGCGTGTCGAGACGCTGGAGCGGCAGCAGCAGGCGCAGCAGCCTGCACCAGCTGCCGCGCAGGCGCCCGCGGGCGCGCCGGCTGGTGCGCCGGCCGGTGCGCTCGTGATCGCACCCCGCTCGGTCGCCGACGAGAACGCACCGGACAAGGACAAGGCGCATGTCGAGTTCTACGGCCAGGTGATGATCGACGCGATCTACGACGCCAAGCGCATGAACCCGCAGTGGGCCGCGACGCTGCGGCCCTCGCAGATCCCGGTCAACTGCCCGGGCGATGCGGGCTGCGGCAAGGACGGCGCCACCACCTTCAGCGTGCGGCAGTCGAGCCTCGGCTTCAAGTCGTTCATCCCGACCACCTACGGCCAGATCAAGACCGACGTGAGCTTCGATCTCTTCGGCTCCGATGGCGGCACCCACGTCCACTGGCTCAACGTGTGGGGCGAGCTCGGCGCGTTCGGCGTCGGGCAGTACTACTCGAACTTCATGGACATCGACGTGTTCCCGAACACGATCGACTACTGGGGACCGAGCGGCATGATGTTCCTGCGCAACCCGCAGCTGCGCTACACGCCGCTCGACCGCGACGGCATGAAGGTCGCGCTGTCGCTCGAAGCGCCGAATTCCGCGATCGACACCGGCAAGCTCACGCAAGTGGACCCGGCCTTCGGCACCGGCATCCAGCCGTGGAACCGCACGCCGGACGCGATCGCGTCGTTCCGGCTCGAAGGCGACTGGGGCCATGCGCGCGCGGCCGGCATGGTGCGCGAGGTGGGCTACCAGTTCGTGAACACGCCGGGCGCCAATCCGTCGGGCCACAAGACCGGCTACGGGGTGAACCTCTCGGGCGCCTTCAAGTTCTTCGGCGGCAAGGATTCGATGACCTGGCAGGCCGCCTACGGCCATGCGATCGCAAGCTATGCGAACGACGGCGGCGTGGACCTCGCGCCGGGCGCCACCCTGCGTGCCGAGACGGTGCCTTCAGCCGCCTGGCTGCTCTACTACAACCACGCCTGGAGCGCGCAATGGTCCAGCGCGATCGGCTACAGCGAGCACCGCCAGAGCAACACGGACGGCCAGTTCGGCAGCGCCTTCCACAAGGGCAGCTACGCGTCGGCGAACGTCCTCTTCTACCCGACGAAGAACATCACGACCGGCCTCGAATACCTCTGGGGCCGGCGCGAGAACAAGGACGGCGCCTCGGAACCCGATTCGCGGCTGCAGTTCTCGACCAAGGTCACTTTCTAA
- a CDS encoding arginine/lysine/ornithine decarboxylase: MQFQSSFPILIAHRDVGAPSVAGVRIRQIQDELERNGWKTIAVAGQSDAGIVAGAHRGLSAIVLSAEPARGDAEMLKRLVEEMHKVHERAPLLPIIALGESAALEKGSAAVVEALRHLHSVIYLYEDTVPFLARQIMRAASEYLENLLPPFFKALAHHAERSAYSWHTPGHAGGIGFTKSPVGFALHEFFGENTLRSDLSVSVPELGSLLDHTGPVKEAEAYAASVFGADHTYFVTNGTSTANKIVWHSMAGRGDLVAVDRNCHKSLLHSLVMTGATPVYFMPSRNDYGIIGPIGLDQFSPEAMRRRIAASPIARGHKGQVRIAVITNSTYDGLCYNAEMIKAKVTDQVDALHFDEAWYAYAAFHEFYSGRHAMGVPRGHPRADHTLVFATQSTHKLLAAFSQASMIHIQESEKRKIDTTRFNDAFMMHGSTSPHYGIIASLDVSAAMMDGPAGRSIVQETHDEAMNFRHALAAVGEGFRRGWWFQVWQPEKLDLKKPPKTSDWVLAPNAAWHGFGKVASDYVMLDPIKVTLLTPGLGSGGKLGKTGIPASIVTKYLWERGLVVEKTGLYSFLILFSLGITRGKWTTMVDALVDFKTDYEGNAPLSRVLPSVVAAGGATYKRMGLRDLCEALHACLRDNDSARAMNAMYTELPEPAMIPAEAYDRLVHGHVEPVPIEALKGRVAAVMLVPYPPGIPLIMPGERFGTDSIIEYLKFARDSDDRFPGFESDIHGLRFEVDRNGGRHWQVDCVKEG, translated from the coding sequence ATGCAGTTCCAGTCCAGCTTCCCGATCCTCATCGCGCATCGCGACGTCGGCGCCCCCTCGGTCGCGGGCGTGCGCATCCGCCAGATCCAGGACGAGCTCGAACGCAACGGGTGGAAGACGATCGCCGTCGCCGGGCAGTCCGATGCCGGCATCGTCGCCGGCGCGCATCGCGGGCTGTCCGCCATCGTGCTGAGCGCCGAGCCCGCGCGCGGCGATGCGGAGATGCTCAAGCGCCTGGTCGAGGAAATGCACAAGGTGCACGAGCGCGCGCCGCTGTTGCCGATCATCGCGCTCGGCGAATCGGCCGCGCTGGAGAAGGGCTCGGCGGCGGTGGTCGAGGCGCTGCGCCACCTGCACAGCGTCATCTACCTGTACGAGGACACGGTGCCCTTCCTGGCGCGGCAGATCATGCGCGCCGCATCGGAATACCTGGAGAACCTGCTGCCGCCGTTCTTCAAGGCCCTCGCGCACCACGCGGAGCGCTCGGCCTATTCGTGGCACACGCCGGGCCATGCGGGCGGCATCGGCTTCACCAAGTCGCCGGTGGGCTTCGCGCTGCACGAGTTCTTCGGCGAGAACACGCTGCGCTCGGACCTCTCGGTCTCGGTGCCGGAACTCGGCTCGCTGCTCGACCACACCGGGCCGGTGAAGGAGGCCGAAGCCTACGCTGCGAGCGTGTTCGGCGCCGACCACACCTATTTCGTCACCAACGGCACTTCGACCGCCAACAAGATCGTCTGGCATTCGATGGCGGGGCGCGGCGACCTCGTGGCGGTGGACCGCAATTGCCACAAGTCGCTCCTGCACTCGCTCGTCATGACCGGCGCGACGCCGGTGTACTTCATGCCGTCGCGCAACGACTACGGGATCATCGGGCCGATCGGCCTGGATCAGTTCTCGCCCGAGGCCATGCGAAGGCGCATCGCGGCGAGCCCGATCGCGCGCGGCCACAAGGGGCAGGTCCGCATCGCGGTGATCACCAACTCCACCTACGACGGCCTTTGCTACAACGCCGAGATGATCAAGGCGAAGGTGACCGACCAGGTCGACGCCCTGCATTTCGACGAGGCCTGGTACGCCTACGCGGCCTTCCACGAGTTCTATTCGGGCCGGCACGCGATGGGCGTGCCGCGCGGCCATCCGCGCGCGGACCACACGCTGGTCTTCGCGACGCAATCGACGCACAAGCTGCTCGCCGCCTTCTCGCAGGCCTCGATGATCCACATCCAGGAGTCCGAGAAGCGCAAGATCGACACGACCCGCTTCAACGATGCCTTCATGATGCACGGGTCGACATCGCCCCACTACGGGATCATCGCGTCGCTCGACGTCAGCGCCGCGATGATGGACGGCCCGGCTGGCCGCTCGATCGTCCAGGAGACGCATGACGAGGCGATGAACTTCCGCCATGCGCTGGCGGCGGTGGGCGAGGGCTTCAGGCGCGGCTGGTGGTTCCAGGTCTGGCAGCCCGAGAAGCTCGACCTGAAGAAGCCGCCGAAGACCTCCGACTGGGTGCTGGCGCCGAACGCGGCCTGGCACGGCTTCGGCAAGGTGGCGAGCGACTACGTGATGCTCGACCCGATCAAGGTCACGCTGCTCACGCCGGGCCTGGGCAGCGGGGGGAAGCTCGGCAAGACGGGCATCCCCGCATCGATCGTCACCAAGTACCTCTGGGAGCGCGGCCTCGTGGTCGAGAAGACCGGCCTGTACAGCTTCCTGATCCTGTTCTCGCTCGGCATCACGCGCGGCAAGTGGACCACGATGGTCGATGCGCTGGTCGATTTCAAGACCGACTACGAGGGCAACGCGCCCCTGTCGAGAGTGCTCCCCAGTGTGGTCGCGGCCGGCGGCGCCACCTACAAGCGCATGGGCCTGCGCGACCTCTGCGAGGCGCTGCATGCCTGCTTGCGGGACAACGACTCCGCGCGCGCGATGAACGCGATGTACACCGAGTTGCCCGAGCCCGCGATGATCCCCGCCGAAGCCTACGACCGGCTGGTGCACGGGCATGTGGAACCGGTGCCGATCGAGGCGCTCAAGGGCCGCGTCGCGGCGGTGATGCTGGTGCCGTATCCGCCGGGCATTCCGCTGATCATGCCCGGCGAGCGCTTCGGCACGGATTCGATCATCGAATACCTGAAGTTCGCGCGCGATTCGGACGACCGGTTCCCGGGCTTCGAATCGGACATCCACGGTCTCAGGTTCGAGGTCGACCGCAACGGGGGGAGGCACTGGCAGGTCGATTGCGTCAAGGAGGGCTAG
- a CDS encoding RidA family protein has translation MSRIESKLQSLGLVLPSQLAMPPGVVLPFPWVRVVGRRALISGHGPQAADGSIAQPLGKVGRELTVEQGYEAARLTALGILASLQRAIGDLDRITAWVRVFGMVNVAPGFNRTPAVINGFSDLILQLYGPDAGAHARSAIGVAELPFDIPVEIEGEVELAA, from the coding sequence ATGTCACGCATCGAAAGCAAGCTCCAATCCCTCGGCCTCGTGCTGCCGTCGCAGCTCGCGATGCCGCCCGGCGTCGTGCTCCCGTTTCCCTGGGTGCGCGTGGTCGGCCGGCGCGCGCTGATCTCGGGCCACGGGCCGCAGGCGGCCGACGGCAGCATCGCGCAGCCGCTCGGCAAGGTGGGGCGGGAACTCACGGTCGAACAAGGCTACGAGGCCGCGCGGCTCACCGCCTTGGGCATCCTCGCGAGCCTGCAACGCGCCATTGGCGATCTGGACCGCATCACCGCGTGGGTGCGCGTGTTCGGCATGGTGAACGTCGCGCCGGGATTCAACCGCACGCCGGCCGTCATCAACGGCTTCTCGGACCTGATCCTCCAGCTCTACGGCCCTGACGCCGGCGCACATGCCCGCAGCGCGATCGGTGTGGCCGAACTGCCCTTCGACATCCCGGTGGAGATCGAGGGCGAGGTCGAACTCGCGGCCTAG
- the egtB gene encoding ergothioneine biosynthesis protein EgtB: MKLIRPAAPAAQALRERFQAVRAHTLELAAPLSAEDQCIQSMPDASPTKWHLAHTTWFFETVLLQPHASGYRLFDERFPYLFNSYYEALGPRHPRPQRGLLTRPSLDEVRAYRRHVDGAVLAWLGTAGDADWPAVEPVFTLGLNHEQQHQELILTDILHALSCNPVLPAYRPASGPALRLASVAPPMQWIERPGGVMEAGHAGPGFAFDNETPRHVTLLHPHAIADRLVNCGEYAQFIADGGYQRPDLWLSDGWATVQAQGWRCPPYWLAPDDPRLAHHGAAGGWQVFGLHGVRPMEPEAPVAHLSFYEAAAYAEWAGARLPTEFEWEAAHDAPGISEMHGHLWQWTRSSYDPYPGFRPLAGIAAEYNGKFMVGQIVLRGSSVATPEGHARASYRNFFPPAARWQFSGLRLAKDL; this comes from the coding sequence ATGAAGCTGATCCGGCCGGCCGCGCCTGCGGCGCAGGCGCTGCGCGAGCGTTTTCAGGCAGTGCGCGCCCACACCCTCGAGCTGGCGGCGCCGCTTTCGGCCGAGGACCAGTGCATCCAGTCGATGCCCGACGCCAGCCCGACCAAGTGGCACCTGGCGCACACCACCTGGTTCTTCGAAACCGTGTTGCTCCAGCCGCACGCCAGTGGTTACCGCTTGTTCGACGAACGCTTTCCGTATCTCTTCAATTCCTACTACGAGGCGCTGGGCCCGCGCCATCCGCGCCCGCAGCGCGGGCTGCTCACGCGCCCTTCGCTCGATGAAGTGCGCGCCTATCGCCGGCATGTGGACGGGGCGGTGCTCGCATGGCTCGGCACCGCGGGCGACGCCGACTGGCCGGCGGTCGAACCCGTCTTCACGCTGGGCCTGAACCACGAGCAGCAGCACCAGGAACTGATCCTCACCGACATCCTGCATGCGCTGTCGTGCAATCCCGTGCTGCCGGCCTACCGCCCCGCGTCGGGTCCGGCGCTGCGCCTCGCGTCGGTCGCACCGCCGATGCAGTGGATCGAGCGTCCCGGCGGCGTCATGGAAGCCGGCCACGCAGGCCCCGGCTTCGCGTTCGACAACGAGACGCCGCGCCACGTGACGCTGCTGCATCCCCACGCGATCGCGGACCGGCTCGTGAACTGCGGCGAGTACGCGCAGTTCATCGCCGATGGCGGCTACCAGCGTCCCGACCTGTGGTTGTCCGACGGCTGGGCCACGGTGCAGGCGCAGGGCTGGCGCTGCCCGCCGTACTGGCTCGCGCCCGACGATCCGCGGCTGGCGCACCACGGCGCGGCGGGCGGCTGGCAGGTCTTCGGCCTGCATGGCGTGCGGCCCATGGAGCCCGAGGCGCCCGTCGCGCACCTGAGCTTCTACGAAGCCGCCGCCTACGCCGAGTGGGCCGGCGCCAGGCTTCCCACCGAGTTCGAATGGGAGGCCGCGCACGACGCGCCCGGCATCTCGGAGATGCACGGGCACCTGTGGCAATGGACGCGCTCGTCCTACGACCCGTACCCGGGCTTCCGCCCGCTCGCGGGCATCGCCGCCGAATACAACGGCAAGTTCATGGTCGGCCAGATCGTGCTGCGCGGCAGCAGCGTCGCGACGCCCGAAGGGCACGCGCGGGCGAGCTACCGCAACTTCTTCCCGCCGGCGGCGCGCTGGCAGTTCTCGGGGCTGCGGCTCGCAAAGGATCTCTGA
- a CDS encoding DUF3300 domain-containing protein has translation MRPSARRFTRLLVVLLCLCLPALAVAQQSAPASFSREQVDQMMAPIALYPDSLLSQVLMASTYPADVADAAKWSRSHPDQSGDAAARAVQNQPWDPSVQSLVAFPQVIQMMGEQPDWVQNLGDAFLASSKDVLDSAQRLRGKAQQQGSLKSNEQQHVIVEQEPQTQQSVIRIEPTNPEVVYVPTYDPSVVYGTWPYPAYPPYYYPPVGYYGAWYPGWYPGAALATGVAFGIGVAAVGALWGNCNWGGGNVNINANRYNSINTNRQIGANQGNWQHNAANRRGVPYRDQRSQQQFGRNVPGAENRADFRGRDNAGRNAERQRAQAALQQRGMDPAQGRQNLRNDPATRQRAQQAAGNLDRGGRAGDQAGLRAGDRAAGQTRAGDRGGQFAGGDRGGQFGAGNRSQGLERVQSRPSADNAFRGAGGAAQTRQQVDRGAASRQSMANYGGARSSANRSRPSASYGASRSSGGFSGGRSAGSSGAGRSGGFSGGGGGRGGGGGGGGGGRGGGGRR, from the coding sequence ATGCGTCCTTCGGCTCGCCGGTTTACGCGCTTGCTCGTCGTCCTTCTCTGCCTGTGCCTGCCGGCGCTGGCGGTGGCGCAGCAGTCGGCCCCGGCGTCCTTCAGCCGCGAGCAGGTCGACCAGATGATGGCGCCGATCGCGCTCTATCCCGATTCGCTGCTGTCGCAGGTGCTGATGGCATCGACCTACCCCGCCGACGTGGCTGACGCCGCGAAGTGGTCCAGGTCCCATCCCGACCAGAGCGGCGATGCCGCGGCCCGGGCGGTGCAGAACCAGCCCTGGGACCCGAGCGTGCAGTCGCTGGTTGCCTTCCCGCAGGTGATCCAGATGATGGGCGAGCAGCCCGACTGGGTGCAGAACCTCGGCGATGCCTTCCTCGCGTCGTCGAAGGACGTGCTCGATTCCGCGCAGCGCCTGCGCGGCAAGGCGCAGCAGCAGGGCAGCCTCAAGAGCAACGAGCAGCAGCATGTGATCGTCGAGCAGGAGCCGCAGACGCAGCAGAGCGTGATCCGCATCGAGCCGACGAATCCCGAGGTGGTCTACGTGCCGACCTACGACCCGTCCGTGGTGTACGGCACCTGGCCCTATCCGGCGTACCCGCCCTACTACTACCCGCCGGTGGGGTACTACGGCGCCTGGTATCCGGGCTGGTACCCCGGCGCGGCGCTCGCCACCGGCGTCGCGTTCGGCATCGGCGTGGCGGCGGTGGGCGCGCTCTGGGGCAATTGCAACTGGGGTGGCGGCAACGTCAATATCAACGCCAACCGCTACAACAGCATCAACACCAATCGCCAGATCGGGGCGAACCAGGGCAACTGGCAGCACAACGCGGCCAACCGGCGCGGCGTGCCGTACCGCGACCAGCGCAGCCAGCAGCAGTTCGGACGCAACGTGCCCGGTGCCGAGAACCGCGCCGATTTCCGCGGCCGGGACAACGCCGGGCGCAACGCGGAGCGCCAGCGCGCGCAAGCCGCATTGCAGCAGCGCGGCATGGACCCGGCGCAGGGCCGGCAGAACCTGCGCAACGACCCCGCGACACGCCAGCGCGCCCAGCAGGCGGCGGGCAACCTGGACCGGGGGGGTCGCGCCGGGGACCAGGCCGGCTTGCGTGCAGGCGACCGGGCGGCGGGCCAGACGCGGGCGGGCGACCGCGGCGGCCAGTTCGCGGGCGGCGATCGCGGCGGCCAGTTCGGCGCCGGCAACCGCAGCCAGGGCCTGGAACGGGTGCAGAGCCGGCCGTCCGCCGACAACGCGTTCAGGGGCGCGGGCGGCGCCGCGCAGACGCGACAGCAGGTGGACCGCGGCGCGGCCAGCCGGCAATCGATGGCCAACTACGGCGGCGCGCGCAGCAGCGCGAACCGGAGCCGGCCCTCCGCCAGCTACGGCGCGAGCCGCTCCTCGGGCGGATTCAGCGGCGGCCGCAGCGCCGGATCCAGCGGCGCCGGCCGCAGCGGCGGCTTCTCCGGCGGTGGCGGTGGGCGCGGTGGTGGAGGTGGTGGCGGCGGTGGCGGGCGCGGCGGCGGCGGACGCCGCTAG
- a CDS encoding AraC family transcriptional regulator produces MRRLDVLELRDEKSQAAGHLTRGATLTGYDALARSVGLDPVHMMKAAGLPPAVLCNKDTLISVDSVATLFEASARASGQEAFGLLLAETRRISNLGVLAAVLREEPTLRAALQSLRRYMCVQNAGLGLKLEDMGQFTMAFLELKLQKPGDSRQGIEMAAGVTLRTLRALAHEDFHPVSICFRHGKPRSLEVHKRVLGATIDFSQPFDAIVCRSRDLDLAIPLADPELGHALKQWLDQQLTASSDEPLDQVRQVARVLIPSGSCSVERVAEQLGTHRRTLNRKLAVAGQSVSTVIDGVRAEMAETYLAGGGRTFYEVGYLLGFASGADFSRWFRGHFGMTASQWLARRGMGRPGRPIREHSELDAM; encoded by the coding sequence ATGCGTCGCCTTGACGTCCTCGAGCTGCGCGACGAGAAGTCGCAGGCTGCGGGCCATCTGACGCGGGGCGCGACGCTGACGGGCTACGACGCCCTGGCCCGCTCGGTCGGGCTCGATCCCGTGCACATGATGAAGGCGGCCGGCCTGCCGCCGGCCGTGCTTTGCAACAAGGACACGCTGATCAGCGTCGATTCGGTCGCGACGCTCTTCGAGGCGTCGGCGCGCGCATCGGGGCAGGAGGCCTTCGGCCTGCTGCTCGCCGAGACACGCAGGATCAGCAACCTGGGCGTGCTCGCCGCAGTGCTGCGCGAAGAGCCGACGCTGCGCGCCGCACTGCAATCCCTGAGACGCTACATGTGCGTGCAGAACGCCGGCCTGGGCCTGAAGCTCGAGGACATGGGCCAGTTCACGATGGCCTTCCTCGAGCTCAAGCTTCAGAAGCCGGGCGACTCGCGCCAGGGGATCGAGATGGCGGCCGGCGTCACGCTACGCACGCTGCGCGCGCTCGCGCACGAGGACTTCCATCCCGTCAGCATCTGCTTCCGTCATGGGAAGCCTCGCAGCCTCGAGGTTCACAAGCGCGTGCTCGGCGCGACGATCGACTTCTCGCAGCCCTTCGACGCGATCGTCTGCCGCAGCCGGGACCTCGACCTGGCGATTCCCCTGGCCGACCCCGAACTCGGCCACGCGCTCAAGCAGTGGCTGGACCAGCAGCTCACGGCGTCGAGCGATGAACCGCTCGACCAGGTGCGCCAGGTGGCGAGGGTGCTGATCCCGAGCGGAAGCTGCTCGGTCGAGCGGGTCGCCGAGCAACTGGGCACGCACCGGCGCACGCTCAACCGCAAGCTCGCGGTCGCCGGCCAGAGCGTCTCGACGGTCATCGACGGCGTGCGCGCGGAGATGGCCGAAACCTACCTGGCCGGCGGTGGGCGAACCTTCTACGAGGTGGGCTACCTGCTCGGATTCGCCTCGGGCGCCGACTTCTCGCGCTGGTTCCGCGGCCACTTCGGCATGACGGCCTCGCAGTGGTTGGCGCGTCGAGGGATGGGCCGCCCGGGGCGGCCGATCCGCGAACACTCCGAACTCGACGCGATGTGA
- a CDS encoding NAD(P)/FAD-dependent oxidoreductase, translating into MTLRIIRRMSTPPSSGRPHIVIIGCGFGGLEAARKLQSADVDVTVIDKTNHHLFQPLLYQVATAGLAAPAIAAPVRVLFRGRPSITTLLGEVTNIDPKAQQVRLADGTLIAWDHLIVAAGATHSYFGNDQWAQAAPGLKTLADAFEIRRRVLLSFEQAEVETDPEKRRALLTFAVIGAGPTGVEMAGTMAEIARHTLSGEFRRIDPASAEVLLIEGGPRVLQAMPESLSQRALEQLQKLGVQVRLNARVTAVEPHGLQIESPFSDGGAGVGSHHIPCNCVVWAAGVAASPLGRMLAAVTGAETDRAGRVKVLPDLSLPDHPNISVVGDLAAAMSHRPGHEPKPVPGVSPGAKQMGRAAAANILRRIAGQATEPFRYRDYGNLATIGRNSAVVDLGTPLGPLRFSGKAAWLFWLFAHVYFLIGFRNRFVVLLDWASAYWSFQRYARVVVDVRAKGGPSP; encoded by the coding sequence ATGACCCTGCGTATCATCCGGCGAATGAGCACGCCCCCCTCTTCCGGCCGCCCGCACATCGTCATCATCGGCTGCGGTTTCGGCGGCCTCGAAGCGGCGCGCAAGCTGCAGAGCGCCGACGTCGACGTCACGGTCATCGACAAGACCAACCACCATCTCTTCCAGCCCCTGCTCTACCAGGTGGCGACCGCCGGGCTGGCGGCGCCGGCCATCGCGGCGCCGGTGCGGGTGCTGTTCCGGGGCCGGCCCAGCATCACGACGCTGCTCGGCGAAGTCACCAACATCGATCCGAAGGCGCAGCAGGTGCGGCTGGCCGACGGCACCCTCATCGCCTGGGATCACCTGATCGTCGCGGCCGGCGCCACGCACAGCTATTTCGGCAACGACCAGTGGGCGCAGGCCGCGCCGGGGCTCAAGACGCTGGCGGATGCCTTCGAGATCCGCCGCCGCGTGCTGCTGAGCTTCGAGCAGGCCGAAGTCGAGACCGACCCCGAGAAGCGCCGCGCGCTGCTGACCTTCGCGGTGATCGGCGCCGGGCCGACCGGGGTCGAGATGGCCGGCACCATGGCGGAAATCGCGCGCCATACGCTCTCGGGCGAATTCCGGCGCATCGACCCGGCCAGTGCCGAGGTGCTGCTGATCGAGGGCGGCCCGCGGGTGTTGCAGGCGATGCCCGAGTCGCTCAGCCAGCGCGCGCTGGAGCAGCTGCAGAAGCTCGGCGTGCAGGTGCGGCTCAACGCGCGCGTGACGGCGGTCGAGCCGCACGGACTGCAGATCGAATCGCCGTTCAGCGACGGCGGGGCCGGCGTCGGCAGCCACCACATCCCGTGCAACTGCGTGGTCTGGGCGGCCGGTGTCGCCGCATCGCCGCTGGGCAGGATGCTGGCCGCGGTGACCGGCGCCGAGACCGACCGAGCGGGCCGCGTGAAGGTGCTGCCCGACCTGAGCCTTCCGGACCATCCGAACATCAGCGTGGTGGGCGATCTCGCGGCCGCGATGAGCCACCGCCCGGGCCACGAGCCCAAGCCCGTGCCCGGCGTTTCGCCCGGCGCCAAGCAGATGGGCCGCGCCGCCGCCGCGAACATCCTGCGCCGCATCGCGGGCCAGGCGACGGAGCCCTTTCGCTACCGCGACTACGGCAACCTGGCGACGATCGGCCGCAATTCGGCGGTGGTCGACCTCGGCACGCCGCTCGGTCCGCTGCGCTTCTCGGGGAAGGCGGCGTGGCTGTTCTGGCTGTTCGCGCACGTGTACTTCCTGATCGGCTTCCGCAACCGCTTCGTGGTGCTGCTGGACTGGGCCAGCGCGTACTGGAGCTTCCAGCGCTATGCGCGCGTGGTCGTCGACGTCAGGGCCAAAGGGGGCCCCAGCCCATGA